The stretch of DNA GACGCTGAAAAGATGCGCCAAAAAGTCCGTTCCAATTTGATATTGGAAAAGGTATTGACCAATGATGTCATCATCCACGATCAGGAGATCGAAGATTACTATGATACCAATACGAGCCTCTATCATATTGAGACTTCCTATCGTACTTCCATGATCGTCTTGCCGAGTAAGGAAGAGGCAGAACAGGCCGCCGAAGAGTTGGCGGATGGATCGAATTTTGCGGTCCTCGCCAAAGAGCGGTCCATCGATGCAGCCTCGGCAAGCCTTGGTGGGGATGTCGGTTATATCAACGATTCGACAAATGCCATCGACCAGGCGATAGTGGAGGCGGCTGTCGGGGGCAAGGTCGGGAAACCGAGTGATGTCATCCAATTGAAAGACGGTACATATGCAATTGTTCTTGTCAATGAAGTGGTGGAAGGGCGCTCCTTCAAACTGAACGAAGTCAAAGATCAGATTAAGCGTGAATTGGCCTTGGAACAATTGTCCCAGTCCGTTAGTCCAGAGATGTTCTGGAAAGAATTCGACGCGGAATGGTTTTATGGGAAATAAAGAAAAAGCTGTCTGCGGGCAGCTTTTTTGCTTATCAAGATATTTTGTTAGAAAATTAGGGTAAATTTCAGAGGTATCCTCATTGACAAAAGTCACAATTCAGTAGTACAATAAAACATATTAATATAGTAGGGATTGGGAGAGGATAGGAATGAGTAGAGTCGGAAATTCGATTGTAGATTTAGTTGGAAAGACACCGCTCGTGAAGTTGAACCGTTTGACAGGGCCGGAAGACGCGGAAGTATACTTGAAATTGGAATACTTCAACCCGGGCTCCAGCGTCAAAGACCGTATTGCGCTTGCCATGATTGAAGCTGCTGAGAAATCGGGAGAATTGAAAGAGGGCGGCACATTGATCGAGCCGACTAGCGGAAATACGGGAATCGGTTTAGCGATGATTGCCGCGGCGAAAGGATATAAGGCTGTTCTCGTCATGCCGGATACGATGAGCTTGGAGCGCCGCAATTTGCTTCGTGCGTACGGGGCGGACCTTGTTTTGACACCGGGGTCGGAAGGAATGAAAGGTGCCATTGCAAAAGCGGAAGAACTGGCGAAAGAGAATGGCTGGTTTGTGCCACAACAATTCAACAATGAGGCAAATCCGGAAGTCCACCGTTTGACAACTGGTCCGGAAATCGCCGATGCGTTGGACCGTGTCGATGCTTTTATTTCTGGCATCGGTACTGGTGGAACGATTACAGGGGCAGGCAGCGTATTGAAAGAACGCTTCCCGGAAGTGAAAATTGTGGCGGTCGAGCCGACGGATTCCCCGGTCCTTTCGGGCGGCAAACCAGGTCCTCATAAAATCCAAGGGATCGGCGCCGGGTTCATTCCGAAAGTATTGGATACCGAGATCTATGATGAAATCATCCAAGTGTCCAACGACGAATCATACGAAATAGCAAGACGTGCAGCGCGCGAAGAGGGAATCCTGGGAGGCGTTTCTTCGGGCGCAGCCATCTTTGCGGCATTGAAAGTGGCAAAAGAACTGGGTAAAGGCAAAAAAGTCGTTGCCATCCTCCCATCGAACGGAGAACGCTACTTGAGCACCCCGCTCTATCAATTTGACGAATAAGGGATTTGCGAAAGAAGGAGTCTAATTGCTCCTTCTTTTTTATTACTTAGGAAATTATAAAATTCGGGCATGTGGATAACCTTCAAAATTAGGTTTGTTTACGTCCAGCTCCGGGCGCTAGAGGCTCGGGGTCATAAGCCAAAGCTGCTCTGTGGCAAAAAGCGCCACGCCGCATCTTCGTCTTATGCCTGTCGCCTCTGAGCAAGCGCCCTGCGCTTTTGTTCTTGGGTTGGTGCATAAACCGGTATCGCTGGGAATGGCGTGAGGTGTTGAAACTGTCATGGGGCGGCGGGACTGGCATGCCCCCAAAAATTCCTTCCCCCGCACCCGAGCCCAAAGCAGAGCGGAAGGAAAAATCCGGGCGGCCTCCGGTTTCGGAGTAGCGTAATCGCCTTCTGCCACGGTAAGATAGAAGGACTATGAATGAACCAGGGGGAACGGAACATGCAAGGACAGAAACCGGGCTATACCACGACGAAAATGACGAAGGAGCAATTTTTCCAAGCTTATAAGAAATTGGCGCAGGGGGATGAAAAGCATATTCTTCTGGAAAGCGGGCGGGGTGGCGAGATGTGCATTGCGGGAATTGATCCGCTTGTCACGCTACAGGCAATGGAAGGGGACCGGCTCCGAATGGAATGGCGCGACGGCCGGAGTGAAATCCGGGAGGGCGATCCTCTCCACCTGCTGACGGAATTCGTACAGGATTTTGAGATGGAGCGCGTGCCGGAACTGCCGGCTTTCCAAGGCGGAGTGCTTGGTTTTATCAGCTATGATTATGTGCGCCGCTATGAAACTTTGCCGGATCTGGCACAGGATGACCTCGGAACGCCGGATCTGTATTTTTATTTATTCGACCGGTGGGCGGTGTTTGATATTGCAACGGAGACTGCATATTTCATGACGCTTCCGGATTGTCAAGAAGCCCCTTCTGCCGTAGCGGCCCAGTGGTTGGATGCGGCCTCCGCGACTCAAAAGCCGAAATGGGAGAATGTGTCGGCGGACTATAAAATGCCGGAACAAGTCGATGTCTCCGTAACAGGCCCCGAATTCGAGCAAATGGTGCGCGACGTCCAGCATTATATTGCGCAAGGCGACGTCATTCAAGTGAATTTGACCGTTCGCCAATCACAAGCGTCGGCGGTCGCTCCACTTGATATGTACGAAGCGCTCCGAGCCTTGAATCCATCGCCTTACATGGCCTCCCTCGGCGCCCCGGAATTCGCGGTCGTCTCGGGCTCTCCTGAACTCCTTTTGAAAAAGCGCGGCGATGAATTGAGCACCCGGCCGATTGGCGGGACGAGACGGAGAGGGCAAGATGAGAAGGAAGACGCCGCATTGCAGGCGGAACTCTTGTCGAATGAAAAAGAGAAAAGTGAACATAAAATGCTCGTCGACCTGGAAATGAAAGATTTCGAAGGCGTCTGTATGCCTGGCACCGTCGAGACGGATGAATTCATGGTCATCGAAAAATATTCCCACGTCATGCACCTCGTCTCGAATGTCAGGGGAACGGCCGCGGAAGGGTTGTCGAACGCGGAAATCATCCAAGGAATCTTCCCTGGCGGATCCATCACAGGCGATCCGAAACTTCGGACAATGGAAATCATCGAGGAATTGGAGCCGACGCGGAGAGGGCTTTACACCGGCTCGATCGGCTGGTTTGATTTCAATGGGGATGCGGAACTGAATATCGTCATCCGGACCGCTTATATCAAAGACGGCATCGCTCATATCCAGGCAGGCGCGGGTCTCGTGGCGGAGTCTGTCCCGGAAGCGGAGTACATCGAATCGTTGAATAAGGCAAAAGCCCTTTGGCAGGCGAAGGAAATGGCGGAATCACTGAACCGGATAACGGAGGAGGGATAAGGCATTCATGTTATGTTGGATGAATGGTGAATATCAAGAGGCTGCGGAGTTGACCATTTCCCCGTTCGATCATGGCTTCCTCTACGGAGTCGGTTTTTTCGAAACGTTTCGGACCTACGAGGAACATGTATTTTTATTCCGGGAGCATATGGAACGATTGCGTGCTGCGCTTACTGAATTCCGAATTTCGATGCCTTACGGAGACCGAGAGATATTGGATGCAGTACGGCGGCTCGATCGGGATGCGGGCGATGGGGATGGCTACTTCCGGCTGAATGTCTCGGCGGGCGTGCATGATATCGGGCTGGCTCCGAGTGCCTATGAGACTCCGAATGTCATCCTGTTTCGTAAAGCACTCTCTCCCGCAGTGCGCGGAACGGAGAAACAAGGTGTTTGGCTCGAGACTCCGCGTAATCGGCCGGAAAGTGATATCCGGCAAAAATCGCATAATTTCTTGAACAATGTCAGGGGCCGACTGGAGCTCCCATCCTTGAAGGATCAAGAGGGGCTTTTCCTGACGGCGGACGGGCATGTGGCGGAAGGTGTCACGTCCAACGTCTTCTGGATGAAAGGCGGAGAACTATTCACGCCCGCTATCGAAACGGGAATCTTGCCAGGAACGACGCGGGCATTTCTGCTGCGATTGGCGGAAGTTTCGGATATTCGAGTGAATGAAGGGTTTTATCCGAAAGTGACGGTGGAGGCTGCGGATGAAGTGTTCGTCTCCAATGCTGTCCAGGAAATTGTGCCGTTGTCTTCCGTGGGGGGGATTCCATTTCCCGGAGTGTCGGGGGTTTATTATAAAAGACTGCATGACGCCTACGTGCAAGCAATAGATGAAATGAAAGAGAGTGGACTGGAATGGAGTTAGCGAATGCTCGGGACGTCTATCGATTCGGCAAAGCCGAATTGGATTTCCGGAATGAGACCGTCGTGATGGGAATTTTGAATGTCACGCCGGACTCGTTCTCGGATGGCGGACGTTTTAATACGATTGATACGGCCTTGCAACGGGCGGAGATAATGGTCCGGGAAGGTGCCAAGATCATCGACGTCGGGGGTGAATCCACCCGTCCCGGCCATGTTCCGATTTCGTCGGGTGAGGAGATTGAACGGATTACCCCGGTCATCGAGGCGCTGACTCGCAAACTGGATTGCGCCGTATCGATTGATACATATAAATCGGATGTGGCCGAGGCGGCTGTCCAAGCGGGCGCCCATATTATCAACGACATTTGGGGGGCCAAGCATGATCCGGCAACTGCTCAAGTTGCGGCGAAATACGGAGTGCCTATCATCCTCATGCACAATCGCAAGGAAGCCGTTTACGATGGTCCTATAATGGAGGAGGTTCTTGCCGACTTGGAGGATAGTGTGTCGATTGCGCTGGAAGCGGGTGTGCCAAAGGACGATATCTGGCTCGATCCAGGCATCGGCTTCGCCAAGGACACCGCCCAGAATATAATTGTCATGCAAGGGCTACAGCAGATTTCCGACATGGGTTACCCCCTCCTGCTTGCCACTTCCCGGAAACGGATGATCGGCAATGTGCTGGGCCTGCCGGTGGATGAACGGATGGAAGGCACGGGGGCGACGGTCTGTTATGGGATGGAGCGTGGTTGCCACATGGTGCGCGTTCATGACGTGAAAGAAATTTCTCGGATGGTGAAGATGATGGATGTCCTGACAGGGAAAACGGCGTTCGTGGGAGAGGAGTGACGATGTGGATTATATTCATTTGAATGAAATGCAGTTTTTCGGATATCATGGCGTCTTGCCCGAAGAGACAAAGCTCGGGCAGCGTTTTAGGGCATCCGTGACGCTGGCGCTCGATTTATCGGAAGCCGGAAAGACGGATGCGTTGGAGAAGACGGTGAATTATGCGGAAGTGTACAGTGTATGCAAATCTGTTGTAGAAGGAGAACCGCTCAAGCTGATCGAGTCCGTCGCGGAAGAGCTGGCGGATCGGATTCTGAACAGTTTCGGGGAGCAAGTGCTCGGCGTCCGTGTCCTGCTCGTCAAGCCCGATCCGCCGATCCATGGGCATTATGCTTCTGTAGCAGTTGAAATCACAAGGGGGCGGTTTACGTGAACGTCGCTTATCTTTCAATCGGCTCGAACATCGGCGATCGGCTCCGCCACTTGCAGGAGAGTGTAAAGGCCCTTCATTCCCAGGAGGGGATTGAAGTGACGGCGGTGTCGTCCATTTATGAAACAGAGCCGATCGGCTATATCGGCCAGGCGGACTTTTTGAATATGGCCGTGGAACTTCAGACGGACCTGGACCCTTATGCTCTGTTGAATGTATGCCAGCAGATTGAGTATGACCAGGGACGGAAACGGCTGATCCGTTGGGGACCCCGGACCATCGACCTTGACATATTGCTTTATAATAACGAAAATATTGAATCGGAGAACCTAATTATCCCCCATCCGCGTATGCAGGAGCGGGCCTTTGTTCTTGTGCCCCTTTTTGAAATAGCGCCTGAGCTTGCTATTTCGGGAAAAGCGGTTCAAACGAATGGCGTGCGTCTGTGGAAGAAAATCGATGAAGTCACTTCTTTTTTGAGTGAAACTCTCTTGTAAAGGCCATTGATCGAACGCATTCGCTATTGAAATGGCCTAGCGTGGACAGGGAGTGGCCGATTTTAGTGCAGTTTGATAGGGAAAATTCGAGCTGTCGCATCGTTGTGACAGCTCTTTTAGGTTTATCGACCAAGAAAACGTGTCGGGGCGGCCCAAATTGTGTACAATAGGTGCATGCTATCCTGTGAAGCGGATAAACATGAAGGAGTGAAAGAAATGTCCCATCTGGACGAATTAAATGATCAGCTTTTGGTGAGACGCCAGAAGATGGAAGATATACGGGAGAGCGGGCTAGATCCATTCGGCGCCCGGTTTGAGAGAACTCATCTCTCCAACGAAATCCGAGAGCAATACGACCAGCTATCTAAAGAGGAATTGGATGAAACATCACATGAAGTAGTCATAGCGGGAAGAATCATGACGAAACGTGGAAAAGGGAAAGCCGGATTCGCACATATCCAAGACCTAGGCGGTCAAATCCAAATCTATGTCAGACAAGATGCAGTCGGAGAAGAAGCTTATAAATTATTTACCAGTGCGGATCTTGGAGACATTGTCGGTATCAAGGGAACAGTATTCAAAACAAAAGTGGGCGAACTCTCCGTCAAAGCTCTTGAATTCACGTTTTTGACGAAAGCGTTGCGTCCTTTGCCTGAGAAGTTCCACGGCTTGCAAGATATTGAACAACGGTATCGCCAACGCTATTTGGACTTGATTGCTACGGAAGGAAGCAAAGAGACATTTATCCTGCGAAGCCGGATCATCCAGTCGATGCGCCGCTATTTGGATGAAATCGGGTTTTTGGAAGTGGAAACGCCGATGCTGCATGCCATTGCAGGTGGGGCCTCTGCTAGACCATTCATTACCCATCACAACGCGTTAGACATGACGTTATATATGCGGATTGCCATTGAACTTCATTTGAAACGGCTTATCGTCGGTGGATTGGAGAAGGTCTATGAAATCGGCCGCGTTTTCCGGAATGAAGGGATTTCGACACGCCACAATCCAGAATTCACGATGCTTGAGCTATATGAGGCATATGCGGATTACCAAGATATCATGGAACTGACCGAAAACCTCATTGCCCATGTGGCGCAAGACGTGCTCGGCACGACAAAAGTGAAATACGGAGAAGACGAAATCAATCTATCCCCAGGATGGACACGCCTCCATATGGCGGATGCCGTGAAGCAATACACGGGCGTCGACTTCTGGACTGAAATGACGAAGGAAGAAGCGCATGCACTGGCAAAAGAACATGGCGTAGAAGTCACTAACATGATGGAAGTCGGCCATGTACTAAATGAATTCTTTGAACAGAAGGTCGAAGAGCAACTCGTCCAGCCGACGTTTATTTATGGTCATCCGGTTGAAATTTCTCCGCTTGCGAAGAAAAATCCGGAAGATGAACGCTTCACGGATCGATTTGAGTTATTCATCGTTCGCCGCGAACACGCAAATGCTTTCACAGAATTGAATGATCCAATCGATCAGCGCGAACGCTTCGAAGCGCAGCTATTGGAGAAAGAGCAAGGGAACGACGAAGCGCATGAGATGGATGATGACTTCATCGAAGCGTTGGAATACGGTTTGCCTCCAACTGGCGGCCTTGGTATCGGGATTGATCGCCTTGTCATGTTGTTGACAAACGCACAATCCATCCGCGATATCCTGCTATTCCCGCAAATGCGTTCCAAAGATTAATAAGTGGATGCCATGCAAGGGAGCAATATCTCTTGCATGGTTTTTTATTTGAGAATCAATCCATAGTCGGAGATAGAGAATCCCGTTTAATTAAGTGATTTTACGTATGAAAAGCTGGCTTAAAAAAAGAATAGCAGTTTTTTTGATTTAGGGGTTGCAAAGTAGAAGACATCGGAGTATAGTAAAGAACGTTGCGCTTCACATAACGGCAACAACGAAAAAAAGAAGTTGAAAAAGTTGTTGACATTACGAACGCAGCTTGGTATGATATAAGAGTTGCTGCGAAACACAACAGCAACGAAATGAACCTTGAAAACTGAACAGCAAAACGTCAACAAATAAAGTCCGGAAGCCGACCCCGTCGGTGAAACGGA from Bacillus sp. OxB-1 encodes:
- a CDS encoding peptidyl-prolyl cis-trans isomerase, which produces MKYGHNPKEVPPKRRLKTKPLLILIGILFAFNVLWFIGWLIPDKPKNSDEVVATVAGEPIMREEWLTAMEEEVGRETLLDLVNGRVMEAAAKRYGIKVTDQEIDTELALIASVGGQSYSGLDAEKMRQKVRSNLILEKVLTNDVIIHDQEIEDYYDTNTSLYHIETSYRTSMIVLPSKEEAEQAAEELADGSNFAVLAKERSIDAASASLGGDVGYINDSTNAIDQAIVEAAVGGKVGKPSDVIQLKDGTYAIVLVNEVVEGRSFKLNEVKDQIKRELALEQLSQSVSPEMFWKEFDAEWFYGK
- the cysK gene encoding cysteine synthase A; this encodes MSRVGNSIVDLVGKTPLVKLNRLTGPEDAEVYLKLEYFNPGSSVKDRIALAMIEAAEKSGELKEGGTLIEPTSGNTGIGLAMIAAAKGYKAVLVMPDTMSLERRNLLRAYGADLVLTPGSEGMKGAIAKAEELAKENGWFVPQQFNNEANPEVHRLTTGPEIADALDRVDAFISGIGTGGTITGAGSVLKERFPEVKIVAVEPTDSPVLSGGKPGPHKIQGIGAGFIPKVLDTEIYDEIIQVSNDESYEIARRAAREEGILGGVSSGAAIFAALKVAKELGKGKKVVAILPSNGERYLSTPLYQFDE
- a CDS encoding anthranilate synthase component I family protein, giving the protein MQGQKPGYTTTKMTKEQFFQAYKKLAQGDEKHILLESGRGGEMCIAGIDPLVTLQAMEGDRLRMEWRDGRSEIREGDPLHLLTEFVQDFEMERVPELPAFQGGVLGFISYDYVRRYETLPDLAQDDLGTPDLYFYLFDRWAVFDIATETAYFMTLPDCQEAPSAVAAQWLDAASATQKPKWENVSADYKMPEQVDVSVTGPEFEQMVRDVQHYIAQGDVIQVNLTVRQSQASAVAPLDMYEALRALNPSPYMASLGAPEFAVVSGSPELLLKKRGDELSTRPIGGTRRRGQDEKEDAALQAELLSNEKEKSEHKMLVDLEMKDFEGVCMPGTVETDEFMVIEKYSHVMHLVSNVRGTAAEGLSNAEIIQGIFPGGSITGDPKLRTMEIIEELEPTRRGLYTGSIGWFDFNGDAELNIVIRTAYIKDGIAHIQAGAGLVAESVPEAEYIESLNKAKALWQAKEMAESLNRITEEG
- the pabC gene encoding aminodeoxychorismate lyase: MLCWMNGEYQEAAELTISPFDHGFLYGVGFFETFRTYEEHVFLFREHMERLRAALTEFRISMPYGDREILDAVRRLDRDAGDGDGYFRLNVSAGVHDIGLAPSAYETPNVILFRKALSPAVRGTEKQGVWLETPRNRPESDIRQKSHNFLNNVRGRLELPSLKDQEGLFLTADGHVAEGVTSNVFWMKGGELFTPAIETGILPGTTRAFLLRLAEVSDIRVNEGFYPKVTVEAADEVFVSNAVQEIVPLSSVGGIPFPGVSGVYYKRLHDAYVQAIDEMKESGLEWS
- the folP gene encoding dihydropteroate synthase — protein: MELANARDVYRFGKAELDFRNETVVMGILNVTPDSFSDGGRFNTIDTALQRAEIMVREGAKIIDVGGESTRPGHVPISSGEEIERITPVIEALTRKLDCAVSIDTYKSDVAEAAVQAGAHIINDIWGAKHDPATAQVAAKYGVPIILMHNRKEAVYDGPIMEEVLADLEDSVSIALEAGVPKDDIWLDPGIGFAKDTAQNIIVMQGLQQISDMGYPLLLATSRKRMIGNVLGLPVDERMEGTGATVCYGMERGCHMVRVHDVKEISRMVKMMDVLTGKTAFVGEE
- the folB gene encoding dihydroneopterin aldolase, with the translated sequence MDYIHLNEMQFFGYHGVLPEETKLGQRFRASVTLALDLSEAGKTDALEKTVNYAEVYSVCKSVVEGEPLKLIESVAEELADRILNSFGEQVLGVRVLLVKPDPPIHGHYASVAVEITRGRFT
- the folK gene encoding 2-amino-4-hydroxy-6-hydroxymethyldihydropteridine diphosphokinase, encoding MNVAYLSIGSNIGDRLRHLQESVKALHSQEGIEVTAVSSIYETEPIGYIGQADFLNMAVELQTDLDPYALLNVCQQIEYDQGRKRLIRWGPRTIDLDILLYNNENIESENLIIPHPRMQERAFVLVPLFEIAPELAISGKAVQTNGVRLWKKIDEVTSFLSETLL
- the lysS gene encoding lysine--tRNA ligase translates to MSHLDELNDQLLVRRQKMEDIRESGLDPFGARFERTHLSNEIREQYDQLSKEELDETSHEVVIAGRIMTKRGKGKAGFAHIQDLGGQIQIYVRQDAVGEEAYKLFTSADLGDIVGIKGTVFKTKVGELSVKALEFTFLTKALRPLPEKFHGLQDIEQRYRQRYLDLIATEGSKETFILRSRIIQSMRRYLDEIGFLEVETPMLHAIAGGASARPFITHHNALDMTLYMRIAIELHLKRLIVGGLEKVYEIGRVFRNEGISTRHNPEFTMLELYEAYADYQDIMELTENLIAHVAQDVLGTTKVKYGEDEINLSPGWTRLHMADAVKQYTGVDFWTEMTKEEAHALAKEHGVEVTNMMEVGHVLNEFFEQKVEEQLVQPTFIYGHPVEISPLAKKNPEDERFTDRFELFIVRREHANAFTELNDPIDQRERFEAQLLEKEQGNDEAHEMDDDFIEALEYGLPPTGGLGIGIDRLVMLLTNAQSIRDILLFPQMRSKD